The Desmonostoc muscorum LEGE 12446 genome includes a region encoding these proteins:
- a CDS encoding GPW/gp25 family protein, producing MVYGRDRAYLGTGLAYPLRLNVQGGIQLSREEQKVKESIWIILRTGVGERVYRPNFGSRLSELAFAPLNTDTLLRIRIYVLEALEVWEPRIFVDRVLTEADPVRGRVDITINYRLKESHDIYSFVYPFYLVSAGEES from the coding sequence ATGGTTTATGGTCGCGATCGAGCCTATTTGGGAACCGGTTTGGCTTATCCTCTGCGCTTGAATGTGCAAGGTGGGATACAGCTTAGCCGTGAAGAACAAAAAGTTAAAGAATCTATTTGGATTATCCTCCGCACTGGAGTAGGTGAGAGGGTTTATCGACCTAATTTTGGTTCGCGGTTGTCAGAACTGGCGTTTGCACCTTTAAATACTGACACCCTACTGCGAATTCGGATTTATGTTTTGGAAGCTTTAGAAGTTTGGGAACCACGCATTTTTGTTGATCGAGTTCTCACTGAAGCTGACCCTGTGCGCGGCAGAGTAGATATTACCATCAATTATCGACTCAAAGAGAGTCACGATATTTATAGTTTTGTTTATCCTTTTTATTTGGTTTCAGCTGGGGAGGAATCGTGA
- a CDS encoding DUF4159 domain-containing protein — translation MSHPFPPPPIKSFERLQAADGLLINAERWQTAHNYHRLRQNAQYQSLNQPGIVCGLGIRDIAAPSQVEARYRDGRWVQIQPGIAIDLAGNLIVVPTSYDFPIDIEVVTSEPIMIYLVVSYVDPDELRRTQQRDIVQETYRIDQRNSTPISSEIEICRILLQPGHTDITQPADAFFPGYNNIDLRYRRQAQMRPQALVAMAQANHSDPECARNFFSLSYLLQAVEPLYPSLRGADEPGQVSLSENIQDYDLLYLTGGQAISLNSLEFESLKNYLNLGGVLLVDAPVNANALIESTQALAQQLESPLRPLEELQRSHPLRTKPFLFAGLPMVNQQQIKLLIGGGIILVIGDLATAWGLADLNLPRLTIRTAQELGINILHYAWKRRQLIGLQQEDNSGQW, via the coding sequence ATGTCCCACCCTTTCCCACCTCCACCAATTAAATCCTTTGAACGTCTGCAAGCCGCAGATGGATTACTAATTAATGCTGAACGCTGGCAGACAGCCCACAATTACCATCGTCTGCGGCAAAATGCCCAATATCAAAGTTTAAATCAACCAGGAATTGTCTGTGGTTTAGGTATTCGAGATATTGCTGCACCAAGCCAAGTAGAAGCCAGATATCGAGATGGACGATGGGTACAAATTCAACCTGGTATTGCCATTGATTTAGCAGGTAACTTAATTGTTGTACCCACCTCCTATGACTTTCCCATTGATATAGAAGTAGTAACCTCAGAACCAATCATGATCTACTTAGTAGTCAGCTATGTAGACCCTGATGAATTGCGGCGCACACAGCAAAGAGATATCGTCCAAGAAACTTATAGAATTGACCAAAGAAACTCCACACCAATCAGTTCAGAAATCGAAATATGCCGAATTCTCCTACAACCAGGACATACTGATATTACTCAACCTGCTGATGCTTTCTTTCCTGGATATAACAACATTGATTTGCGTTATCGTCGTCAAGCACAAATGCGTCCCCAAGCACTTGTAGCAATGGCACAGGCCAATCATAGTGACCCAGAATGTGCGCGTAATTTTTTCAGCCTTTCCTACTTATTACAAGCAGTAGAACCGTTATATCCCAGTTTGCGGGGAGCTGATGAACCAGGTCAGGTTTCTCTATCAGAAAATATCCAAGATTATGACCTACTTTATCTCACAGGTGGACAAGCCATATCTTTAAATAGTCTCGAATTTGAATCCCTAAAAAATTACTTAAATTTAGGTGGTGTACTTCTAGTTGATGCACCAGTCAATGCTAACGCTTTGATTGAAAGTACTCAAGCATTAGCACAACAGTTAGAGAGTCCTTTAAGACCTTTAGAAGAATTGCAACGGAGTCATCCTTTAAGAACAAAACCTTTCTTATTTGCCGGGTTACCAATGGTTAATCAACAGCAAATTAAACTGTTAATTGGAGGAGGAATTATTCTAGTAATTGGCGATTTAGCAACTGCTTGGGGATTGGCAGATTTAAATTTACCCCGATTAACCATTCGTACCGCTCAAGAACTCGGAATTAATATCCTTCACTATGCTTGGAAACGGCGACAATTAATCGGTTTGCAACAAGAAGATAATTCTGGACAGTGGTAA
- a CDS encoding CIS tube protein, translating into MTTPSIIVTKKRKPQLEKAKLVAYNGEAEDIELMFNPTEISFSRMVEWKSNDGNRGTDLLPKINFSGVKPYMFTLKQLLFDTYETKESVMEKYIDKIKKGVETKKGAGDKRPPVYILTWGTVYFHCVIKKVTYTLNMFLTDGTPVRAMVDIELQEVNQNNLPGGRESASRGAARQQDSRL; encoded by the coding sequence ATGACAACTCCATCAATTATTGTTACCAAAAAGCGTAAACCACAACTTGAGAAAGCCAAACTTGTAGCTTATAACGGTGAAGCAGAGGACATTGAATTGATGTTTAATCCGACAGAAATTAGCTTTAGTCGGATGGTTGAATGGAAAAGCAATGATGGGAATAGAGGCACCGACTTGCTGCCAAAGATTAATTTTTCTGGTGTTAAACCCTACATGTTTACCCTGAAACAATTGTTATTCGATACTTATGAAACTAAAGAGTCGGTGATGGAAAAGTATATAGACAAAATTAAGAAAGGTGTAGAAACAAAAAAAGGAGCAGGTGACAAACGTCCACCTGTTTACATCCTGACATGGGGAACGGTGTACTTTCATTGTGTAATTAAGAAAGTAACTTACACATTAAATATGTTTCTGACTGATGGCACACCAGTTAGGGCAATGGTAGATATAGAGTTGCAAGAAGTCAATCAAAATAACCTTCCCGGAGGACGAGAATCTGCTTCTAGAGGTGCAGCTCGCCAGCAAGATAGCCGGTTGTAA
- a CDS encoding VgrG-related protein → MTNESLYLSDPLVQIEGNPASPELLKDLLQITVEESLHLPAMFTLVIHNSYIPTSNRPENQPWRHQELFKIGNKVTLGFKSSTTQDQNFRTDKRNVLIEGEITGMEVHFNEKSEANMIVRGYDISHRLHRGRYNRSFLNITDSQIVKKIVKEVGIDIGKIDESGEVHKYVFQENQTNMEFLQERAARIGFDLFVTEDNINFCKPESQASLPLKWLVEISKFSTRVTSAEQVSSVEVRGWDYTKKQLISSTANKEKQITKTGNQLGSSTSNKFRNLQAPKMIVVDKPVATQKQADVMAQALCDELGGEFVFADAKAFGNPEIRPRRVVRLQELGTRYNGEYYVTETRHFYNGRVYETDFSVRGLRAANLFTTLSTKKHLQPSETLLVGIVTDNKDPEKWGRVKVKFPTLTEEHASDWARVVAVGAGPNRGFDCLPEINDEVLVGFEHGDIHRPYVIGGVWNGKDAPPEKVDDSVGSKGVRLRTIKTRVGHVLQFVEEDKASSKTGIRTETQAGHKMYLNDSDRHIEIKTAGGHTIKMDDGRKSITIETTGGHSIEMSDASKSVSVKSKGNLSLDAVGNIDITANGNITVRGAIIRLN, encoded by the coding sequence ATGACTAACGAAAGCCTTTATTTAAGCGACCCTTTAGTTCAGATAGAAGGAAACCCCGCTTCTCCTGAATTACTCAAAGATTTACTACAAATAACCGTAGAAGAAAGTCTGCATTTACCAGCAATGTTTACGTTGGTAATACATAATAGCTATATTCCTACATCTAACCGTCCAGAAAATCAACCTTGGCGACATCAAGAACTTTTTAAAATTGGGAATAAAGTAACGTTAGGTTTCAAATCGAGTACTACTCAAGATCAAAATTTTAGGACTGATAAAAGAAACGTCCTGATTGAAGGCGAAATTACAGGGATGGAAGTTCACTTCAATGAAAAATCTGAAGCTAATATGATTGTTCGCGGCTATGATATTTCCCATCGTCTTCACAGGGGGCGTTATAATCGTTCTTTTTTAAATATAACTGATAGCCAAATAGTAAAAAAAATCGTTAAAGAAGTAGGTATAGATATTGGAAAAATAGACGAAAGTGGCGAAGTTCATAAATATGTCTTTCAAGAAAACCAAACTAATATGGAGTTTTTGCAAGAAAGAGCTGCTCGCATTGGTTTCGATTTATTTGTTACAGAAGACAACATAAATTTTTGCAAACCAGAAAGTCAGGCGTCTTTACCCTTGAAATGGCTAGTTGAGATTAGTAAATTTAGTACCCGTGTCACCAGTGCTGAGCAAGTGAGTTCTGTGGAAGTACGTGGCTGGGACTATACCAAAAAACAATTGATTAGTTCAACAGCCAACAAAGAAAAGCAAATAACTAAGACAGGTAATCAGCTAGGAAGTAGTACCAGTAATAAATTTCGCAATCTTCAAGCTCCCAAAATGATTGTTGTAGATAAACCTGTTGCTACTCAAAAACAAGCAGATGTAATGGCTCAGGCTTTGTGTGATGAACTGGGAGGAGAATTTGTTTTTGCAGATGCTAAAGCATTCGGGAATCCGGAAATTCGACCGAGGCGGGTGGTTCGTCTTCAAGAATTAGGCACTCGGTATAATGGTGAATATTATGTCACAGAAACGCGCCATTTCTACAACGGGCGGGTTTATGAAACCGATTTCAGCGTCCGGGGCTTACGTGCTGCTAACTTATTCACAACTCTATCCACGAAAAAACATTTACAGCCATCTGAGACTTTATTAGTCGGAATCGTGACTGATAATAAAGACCCAGAGAAATGGGGTAGAGTAAAAGTCAAGTTTCCCACTCTCACAGAAGAACATGCAAGCGACTGGGCGAGAGTTGTAGCTGTGGGAGCAGGGCCAAACAGAGGTTTCGACTGTTTACCAGAAATAAACGATGAAGTATTAGTCGGTTTTGAACATGGCGATATCCACCGTCCCTACGTCATTGGTGGCGTATGGAATGGTAAAGACGCACCACCAGAAAAAGTAGATGACTCAGTTGGCAGCAAGGGTGTCAGATTACGCACCATTAAAACTCGTGTTGGTCATGTTTTACAGTTCGTCGAAGAAGATAAAGCCAGCAGTAAAACAGGTATTCGCACAGAAACTCAAGCCGGTCACAAAATGTATCTCAATGATAGCGATCGCCATATCGAAATTAAAACCGCCGGCGGTCATACAATCAAAATGGACGATGGAAGAAAATCTATTACCATTGAAACCACAGGTGGTCATTCAATCGAAATGAGCGACGCAAGTAAATCTGTTTCAGTGAAATCAAAAGGTAATCTTTCATTAGATGCTGTTGGCAATATAGACATTACCGCCAACGGTAACATTACAGTCAGAGGTGCAATCATTCGCCTTAATTAA
- a CDS encoding bile acid:sodium symporter family protein: MNEILAVTDKLALFTFIVFTMLGAGLGLTVQQIWEPLRDRRLVISSLLANFVLVPLFVYLLLQVVHLSEPLRDGLLIMAVASGPPALPKLAHIVKGNIAFSVGLMMLLMLGTIVYMPIVLPLVVEGVQINSWEIAKPLLLMMVTPLVIGLFIKAKFAAIAPTIRPILFKLSNAGLLLGLVVRLAIHTNDIISLLKTGAIFVCAVFILFSFTVGYLLGGPGIDTQRVLGVGTAQRNFAAALLVGTSNFEDPNVVSIIMVTSILMMVTVLIVGPKFIEIDQPTNAEREQVEV; the protein is encoded by the coding sequence ATGAATGAAATTTTGGCAGTAACCGACAAATTAGCGCTTTTCACATTCATTGTTTTCACCATGTTGGGTGCCGGTTTAGGTTTAACCGTACAACAGATTTGGGAACCACTCCGCGATCGCCGTCTCGTGATATCGTCTCTGCTGGCAAATTTTGTACTGGTGCCGCTTTTTGTCTATCTGTTGCTGCAAGTAGTACATCTCAGTGAACCACTTAGAGATGGTTTACTGATTATGGCTGTGGCATCAGGTCCTCCAGCTCTACCAAAACTTGCTCATATAGTCAAGGGCAATATAGCTTTTTCCGTGGGGTTAATGATGTTGCTAATGTTGGGGACAATTGTTTATATGCCGATTGTGCTGCCGTTAGTGGTAGAAGGCGTGCAAATCAACTCCTGGGAGATTGCCAAACCCTTGTTGTTGATGATGGTTACCCCATTGGTAATTGGGCTATTCATCAAAGCTAAATTTGCAGCGATCGCTCCCACTATTAGGCCGATTTTGTTTAAATTATCTAATGCTGGATTACTTTTAGGTTTAGTAGTCAGATTGGCGATCCATACTAACGATATTATCAGCTTATTAAAAACAGGTGCAATCTTTGTTTGTGCTGTATTTATTCTCTTCTCTTTTACCGTAGGTTATCTTTTAGGCGGTCCTGGTATTGATACCCAAAGAGTTCTGGGAGTTGGAACGGCTCAACGCAATTTTGCCGCAGCATTATTAGTGGGTACAAGCAATTTTGAAGATCCCAATGTGGTGAGTATCATCATGGTGACGAGTATATTAATGATGGTTACAGTTCTCATTGTTGGACCGAAGTTCATAGAAATAGACCAGCCAACTAATGCAGAGAGAGAACAGGTAGAAGTTTGA
- a CDS encoding putative baseplate assembly protein, giving the protein MNFDFLPKLPSSNLDDRAFDDLVDECIMRIPRYCPEWTDHNLSDPGITLIELFAWLTDQMLLRFNQVPRKNYVAFLELLGIRLQPPAPAHTELTFYLTAELPEAYTIPAGLEAATIQTETTQSITFSTDSPLVIGKPRIQHFLTAQTTEDIPQSLRERVTTSWTRQSNGYWTGNEQPIFEEEPQPGNCFYLVVNSDDPLDANVLEITFQGAAATPAGINPNQPPRKWEAWDGENWQSVLLQESDDKTRGFSFYEMAQQGGNPAQGAELRLHLPQIWPVSNFTSYRGRWLRCTFAITETNQSGYNRPPRITGLAVRSIGGTVRASHSTLILDERLGISDGTPGQVFQLQTSPILERKENEYILVTPAGGLPQKWTEVRDFADSAPHHFHYTVDSLTGEVQFGPLIREPGQIKQQTQVRSRIQQPRLDETSVQVSTLENRESQHQYGAIPPRGAEIKMVAYRTGGGREGNVQAGAIQFLKSAYPYIASVINRVPAMNGADAESLEQAVMKAPRILRTRDRAVTAEDFEVLAQQAGRGAIARVRCLPANSRSQAGIVSLIVVPFANTDAIAQGDGMTPEEFGLSHALQDQILSYLDERRLLGVQIELQEPNYVGVSVQTEIALEPAYDNPYAREEIRRNLRVLLYKYLNPLTGGLDGQGWPFGRPVYTSDIVALLQQTPGVRHLGPVLLFPIRKQGEIWRRQSSPEQLIDPGPEGLICSWADTNLRSNHDIQIINR; this is encoded by the coding sequence GTGAACTTTGACTTTTTACCAAAATTACCTTCTTCCAACTTAGACGATCGCGCTTTCGATGACTTGGTAGACGAATGTATAATGCGTATTCCCCGGTACTGTCCCGAATGGACAGACCACAATCTCAGCGACCCAGGAATCACGCTCATTGAGTTATTTGCTTGGTTAACTGACCAAATGTTGCTTAGATTTAACCAAGTACCCCGAAAAAATTATGTAGCTTTTCTGGAATTACTGGGTATTCGTCTCCAACCTCCCGCCCCAGCACACACAGAATTAACTTTTTATTTAACCGCTGAACTACCCGAAGCTTACACGATTCCGGCAGGATTAGAAGCTGCAACTATTCAAACTGAAACAACACAATCTATAACTTTTAGCACAGATTCGCCGCTAGTTATTGGCAAACCCCGGATACAGCACTTTTTAACCGCCCAAACCACCGAAGATATTCCCCAATCTCTGCGAGAAAGAGTCACAACTTCCTGGACTCGTCAATCTAACGGTTACTGGACAGGTAACGAACAGCCAATATTTGAAGAGGAACCCCAGCCTGGTAACTGTTTTTATTTAGTGGTTAATTCTGACGATCCTCTAGATGCTAATGTCTTAGAAATTACTTTCCAAGGAGCTGCGGCTACCCCCGCTGGGATTAACCCCAATCAACCGCCCCGCAAGTGGGAAGCCTGGGATGGCGAAAATTGGCAGTCGGTTTTATTGCAAGAATCAGATGATAAAACTCGCGGCTTCAGTTTTTATGAGATGGCTCAACAAGGTGGAAACCCGGCTCAAGGTGCAGAGCTACGTTTGCATTTACCTCAAATTTGGCCTGTAAGTAATTTTACCTCTTACCGGGGTCGCTGGCTGCGCTGTACCTTTGCCATCACCGAAACCAATCAATCTGGTTACAATCGTCCGCCGCGAATTACTGGTTTAGCAGTGCGGTCAATTGGCGGTACAGTCAGAGCTAGTCACAGTACACTGATTCTCGATGAGCGCTTGGGAATTAGTGATGGTACACCCGGTCAGGTTTTCCAGTTACAAACTTCACCAATTTTAGAACGCAAAGAAAACGAGTATATTTTAGTTACTCCCGCTGGTGGTTTACCTCAGAAATGGACTGAGGTGAGAGATTTTGCTGATTCTGCACCGCATCACTTTCATTACACCGTAGATTCCCTCACGGGTGAAGTGCAATTTGGCCCCTTGATTCGGGAACCTGGTCAAATCAAACAGCAAACACAAGTGCGATCGCGAATTCAGCAACCACGATTAGACGAGACATCTGTACAAGTCAGCACCCTGGAAAACAGAGAATCTCAACACCAGTATGGGGCGATTCCTCCCCGTGGCGCAGAGATTAAAATGGTTGCATATCGCACAGGCGGCGGTAGAGAAGGCAATGTGCAAGCTGGGGCAATTCAGTTTTTGAAGTCTGCATATCCATACATTGCCAGTGTGATCAATCGTGTACCAGCAATGAATGGTGCCGATGCCGAATCACTAGAACAAGCAGTGATGAAAGCACCGCGAATCCTCCGTACCCGCGATCGCGCCGTCACCGCCGAAGATTTTGAAGTTTTAGCCCAACAAGCAGGCAGAGGAGCGATCGCTCGCGTCCGGTGTTTGCCAGCAAATTCACGGAGCCAAGCAGGTATAGTTAGTTTAATAGTAGTGCCCTTTGCAAATACAGATGCGATCGCTCAAGGCGATGGTATGACACCAGAAGAATTTGGTCTAAGTCATGCACTCCAAGACCAAATCTTGAGTTACTTAGATGAAAGACGCCTATTAGGAGTACAAATAGAACTACAAGAACCTAATTACGTAGGTGTTTCCGTACAAACAGAAATTGCCCTAGAACCTGCCTACGATAATCCTTACGCCAGAGAAGAAATTCGCCGCAACTTAAGAGTATTGCTGTATAAATATTTAAATCCATTAACCGGAGGACTCGACGGCCAAGGCTGGCCATTTGGGCGACCAGTTTATACATCAGATATTGTCGCCTTACTGCAACAAACCCCAGGCGTCCGTCATCTAGGCCCCGTCCTACTATTTCCCATCCGCAAACAAGGAGAAATTTGGAGACGACAATCATCACCAGAACAACTAATTGACCCAGGCCCAGAAGGTTTGATATGTTCTTGGGCTGATACAAATCTGCGTTCAAATCACGACATCCAAATCATTAATCGGTAA
- a CDS encoding PEP-CTERM sorting domain-containing protein encodes MKNLALLSATAIAATSGLVFGTMQAASALNWTWNYSGVGITADGTFITNDTPDDLGFYQILGITGTRNGETITGLQPAGTPIPGNEPFNVDNLISLNAQQLTGDGFGYSTSGGNYSSPFFASFLPTPGYLEVFSAPPLTPGFENFGPEDSELTISFSASIVTVPESTSIFSLLAFGTLGVVSVFKRNKSSKFTGKTEKVIS; translated from the coding sequence ATGAAAAATTTAGCTCTATTATCTGCTACAGCTATTGCTGCTACGTCGGGATTAGTTTTCGGCACAATGCAAGCCGCTTCTGCTTTAAATTGGACCTGGAATTATTCTGGTGTTGGCATAACGGCCGACGGTACTTTCATCACTAATGACACTCCTGACGATTTGGGTTTTTACCAAATTTTGGGAATTACTGGTACACGAAATGGTGAAACAATTACTGGTCTGCAACCTGCTGGAACTCCAATACCAGGAAACGAACCTTTTAATGTTGACAATTTAATTAGTCTTAATGCTCAGCAGTTAACGGGTGACGGTTTCGGATATTCTACTTCTGGGGGAAATTATTCTAGTCCATTTTTCGCTAGTTTTTTGCCGACACCGGGTTATTTAGAGGTTTTTTCTGCGCCGCCACTGACACCAGGTTTTGAAAATTTCGGGCCAGAAGATAGTGAATTAACTATTAGTTTTTCTGCAAGTATAGTCACCGTCCCTGAATCCACCTCTATTTTTAGCTTACTCGCCTTCGGTACTCTCGGCGTTGTTTCAGTATTTAAACGTAACAAGTCATCCAAATTTACTGGTAAGACAGAAAAAGTAATTTCGTAA
- a CDS encoding phage tail protein, producing the protein MVQSRSSPAVRIQLTPMQIPEALPVGGLTFANEENADAAARSLLLHPGHPSEMIVQVQNLEPRPLRVNFSVEGNFPSEWCQIGTEGSEIPPRGQMDAVLYFSIPDTFFEDQEAINRGKKDKLTLNFRSLVTLHIDPGTDNEQTHRSEYFDLYIRPYTAYMEFLPILYREIDFIGRFMKIFEQAFQPVVDSYNVMWANLDPLTAPQALLPFMAHWVAWQVDSVWDLQQQRRLIRRAVELYRWRGTRKGLRLYLHLYTGLPLDEHLPNEADKHISITEPFGPSFIIGDAQLGNAVLAGGQPYHFVVRLRSNIASGIINEQLIQRIIEQEKPAFCTYELTIENPSN; encoded by the coding sequence ATGGTTCAAAGTCGCTCCAGTCCCGCTGTACGGATTCAATTAACCCCAATGCAAATTCCCGAAGCATTACCTGTAGGGGGTTTAACCTTTGCCAACGAAGAAAACGCAGATGCCGCCGCACGTAGTTTACTCTTGCATCCGGGACATCCAAGCGAGATGATTGTGCAAGTGCAAAACTTAGAGCCGCGTCCCTTGCGGGTAAACTTCAGCGTCGAGGGAAACTTTCCGAGTGAGTGGTGCCAAATTGGTACAGAAGGTAGTGAAATACCACCCCGCGGACAAATGGATGCAGTCCTCTACTTTTCTATTCCTGACACATTTTTTGAAGATCAAGAAGCCATAAACCGAGGAAAAAAAGACAAACTAACACTTAATTTTCGCAGCCTAGTTACTCTCCACATCGACCCAGGCACAGACAACGAACAAACCCACAGAAGCGAATATTTTGATTTATACATCCGTCCCTACACCGCCTACATGGAATTCTTGCCAATTTTGTATCGTGAAATAGACTTTATTGGTCGCTTCATGAAAATATTTGAGCAAGCTTTTCAACCAGTAGTTGATAGTTATAACGTCATGTGGGCAAACCTCGATCCCCTGACAGCACCGCAAGCACTACTACCCTTTATGGCTCATTGGGTTGCTTGGCAAGTAGATTCCGTGTGGGATCTCCAGCAACAACGGCGTTTAATTCGCCGTGCAGTAGAACTTTATCGCTGGCGAGGAACTCGTAAAGGATTGCGTCTTTACTTACATCTTTATACAGGCTTACCTCTAGACGAACATTTACCTAATGAAGCAGATAAACATATTAGTATTACAGAACCTTTTGGCCCAAGTTTCATTATCGGAGATGCACAACTCGGAAATGCAGTTTTAGCCGGTGGACAACCATATCATTTTGTAGTGCGTTTGCGTTCCAACATTGCTAGTGGCATCATCAACGAACAACTTATTCAAAGAATCATCGAACAAGAAAAACCCGCTTTCTGCACCTACGAATTAACTATCGAAAATCCTTCTAATTAA
- a CDS encoding pentapeptide repeat-containing protein, producing MSGKHRAIESPILPSLETMNKGIPDNQLYESESYENLYLSNCQIEGTKGVDFQYAYFDNVKTINTYFKRLSLQDVIITKSDLANTEWEEGSLNRIEFINSRLLGFKAIKSRLRNVIFKGCQGQLSQFTFSKFDNVIFDNCNLEDSTFLETFLTNVKFINCQMNNVILANAKFKDTDFRGSNIEGLQINISQLKGAILDPFQAAYILQRYANVVVKTVDE from the coding sequence ATGTCTGGCAAACATAGAGCTATTGAATCTCCTATTTTACCTTCACTTGAAACAATGAATAAGGGGATACCAGATAACCAATTATATGAATCAGAGAGCTATGAAAATCTATATTTATCAAATTGCCAGATTGAGGGAACTAAAGGAGTAGATTTTCAGTATGCCTACTTTGATAATGTTAAAACTATAAACACTTACTTTAAAAGGCTTTCTCTGCAAGATGTTATAATTACTAAAAGTGACTTGGCTAATACTGAATGGGAAGAAGGTTCACTTAATAGAATTGAGTTTATTAACTCTAGACTGCTGGGATTTAAAGCAATAAAGTCTAGGTTAAGAAATGTTATTTTTAAAGGATGCCAGGGTCAATTGTCACAGTTTACTTTTAGTAAGTTTGATAATGTTATTTTTGACAATTGTAATCTTGAAGATTCTACATTTTTAGAAACTTTTCTAACAAATGTAAAATTTATAAATTGCCAAATGAATAACGTTATCCTTGCTAATGCTAAATTTAAAGACACAGATTTTCGAGGTTCTAATATAGAAGGCTTGCAAATTAATATAAGTCAGCTTAAAGGTGCAATTTTAGATCCATTTCAAGCTGCTTATATTCTTCAAAGGTATGCAAATGTAGTAGTTAAAACTGTTGATGAATAA
- a CDS encoding phage tail protein has protein sequence MAGNGNNGNVTHELNYVTSNRFYIEIDSSIAASFTECTGLSVQIKKNVFQEGGVNDQQRIYLGHTEFADVTLKRGVTNHPGFWNWINAVFDEQDITSRRNVNILIFNQAGETMMSWTLIGAIPVTWKTPALQADGKAVAIEELTLAYEGLKVARTTGGGNSVQRNDKTGYFVSS, from the coding sequence ATGGCTGGAAATGGTAATAACGGCAACGTAACTCACGAATTAAATTATGTCACTAGTAATCGTTTTTACATAGAAATAGATAGTTCTATTGCTGCATCTTTTACTGAATGTACAGGCTTGAGTGTTCAAATTAAGAAAAACGTTTTTCAAGAAGGTGGTGTCAACGACCAGCAGAGAATTTATTTAGGTCATACAGAATTTGCAGACGTAACTCTTAAACGTGGAGTTACCAACCATCCAGGTTTTTGGAACTGGATAAATGCAGTTTTTGATGAACAAGATATAACATCCCGACGGAATGTCAATATTCTGATTTTTAATCAAGCCGGTGAAACAATGATGAGTTGGACTTTGATTGGTGCTATTCCAGTAACCTGGAAAACACCTGCACTCCAAGCCGATGGTAAAGCAGTTGCCATTGAGGAATTAACTTTAGCTTATGAAGGCTTAAAAGTTGCCAGAACTACAGGAGGAGGCAATTCTGTACAACGAAATGACAAAACAGGATATTTCGTTTCTAGTTAA